The genomic segment GATGCTCCTCGGCGCCTGCACGAGCTCACACGGGGGCGCCGACGCCGACACGATGGTCTCCGACGCGGGCGCCGAGCCCGACGCGGCGCCGAGCCCACTCTGCATGGAGGTCTGTGACAGCCGCGGAGGAGACACGGGCCACTGCGAGCTCCCCGACTGCGACGCGCGCTGCGCGGAGATCGGCCCGACCGTCTTCGACGCCTTCACCGAGTGCGTCGAAGAAGACCCGCTGTGCTTCAGCACGCTGGAGGACTGCCTCTACGATCGCCAGTACCCCGAGCCGGTGCCCACGCCGACGACGGTGCGAGGCAGCGGGCTCGACGCGTACGACGGCCTCTTCGTGCATGTCTCCTTGCAGTGGGACCGCGAGACGCTGCGAGAGGCCCAGGTCATCGTCGGCGGCGCCTTCTCGATCGAGCACGCGCCTCCGATGCGCGGCTCTGCGCGCCCGCGCGCGCTCGTGTTCATCGACGTCGACGGCGACGAGAGCTGCACGCCGGGCACCGACGTGACCGCGTACGTGGAGATCGAACGGAGCGGCACCTACGAGCGGCCGTCGTTCGAGGGGCACCTCGACGGAGAGTCCGAGAGGCCCGCGGACTTCATCTGCCCCGAGGTCTGAGCGCGCCGCCGTTCGCGGCGCAGGCGTCGGCCGCATTCGAGATCCGCTCGTGCGACCGATCGAGATCCAGCCCGGTAGGGCGCCCGAGACCCCGTACGACTTCGCGTCCTCTCCGAGACCGCTTCGGCTTCCGAGTCCGCGTCCGAGTCCGAGGCCGAGTCCGAGGCCGAGTCCGAGTCCGAGTCCGAGTCCGAGTCCGAGGCCGAGGCCGAGGCCGAGTCCGAGTCCGAGTCCGCACCCGCTTCCGCTTCCGCTTCCGCTTCCGCTTCCGCTTCCGCTGCCGCTTCCGCTTCCGCTTCCGCACCCGCTTCCGCACCCGCACCCGCACCCGCACCCGCACCCGCACCCGCACCCGCTGCCGCTGCCGCTGCCGCTGCCGCTGCCGCTTCCGCACCCGCTTCCGCGCCCGAGTTCGCACCCGCGTTCGCGTCCGCATCCGCAGCCGAGTCCGCTGCCGCGGCGCTTCCAGTCGCCGCGTCCGAGTCCGCGTCCAGGTCGGCTCCCGCGCACGCTTCCGGGTCCGCGGCGGCTGCCGCGCCCGATCTGGCCGCACTCACTCGGCGGCGGGCGCTGCGGTACTCGCGATCTCGGCTACGCGATCGCGGCGGGCTGCCGTTCCCCTCGGGAGTGCAGCTCTTCAGCTCCATCCCGCCGGTCCCGGCCCCTCTGTCCGTGCCGCCCGAGAGCGCAGGATCGCTGCCTCGGGGCTCGCTGCTCGACGAGACCTACCGGGTCCTGCGCCGCATCGGCGCGGGGGGCATGGGGGCCGTGTATCTCGTGGAGCACGTCGCGCGCGGGAAGCGGCACGCGGCCAAGGTGGTGGCGCGCACGGGCGACGACGAGGGGGTCGTCCGGCTCGAGCGGGAGGCGCGGGCGCTGGAGCTGCTCGACCACCCCAACATCGTGCGCGCGGCGCACCTGGGGCAGACGCCAGACGGGCTGGTCTACATCGTGATGGAGCTGCTCGAGGGGGAAGACCTCGGGCAACGCCTCGCGAGGGCGCGCGCGAGCGGCGACCGTCTCTCCGACGACGAGGTGCGCGGGCTGGTCCCGCAGCTGTTGAGCGCCCTCGCGGCGGCGCACGCGGCCGGCATCGTCCACCGCGATCTCAAGCCCGACAACCTGTTCCTCGCGCGCGGCCCCGACGGTGATCCGCCGACCTTGAAGGTCGTCGACTTCGGCGTCTCGAAGCTCCGCTCGGAGCACCCGCTGACGCGGATCGGCCAGGTGCTCGGCACGCCCGTCTACACCGCGCCCGAGCAGTCGCGACAGAGCGCTCGCGTGGACCACCGGGCCGACATCTACTCGGTCGGAGTGCTCCTCTACGAGCTGCTCACGGGACGCGCCCCGTTCGTCGCGCCCAACCTCCAGCAGCTGATGATGATGCACGCGTGCGACACGGCGACGCCGCTGCTCGAGCTGCGACCCGATCTGCCGCCCGCGGTGGCGAGCGTGATCGGGCGATGCCTGGAGAAGGCGCCCGAGGATCGCTTCGGCTCGGTGACGCAGCTCGCGGAGGCCTGGGAGTCGGCCTGGTTCGGGCGCAGCCTCGAGGAGCTGCCTCTCCCGAGACTCACGAGCCTCTCCCCCACCCCGAGACCTCGGCCCAGGCCCAGGCCCGCCCGCGCGAACGAGGGCGCGCCGAGCCCCCCGAGCTGGCTCGGACGCGTCGCGCTCGC from the Sandaracinaceae bacterium genome contains:
- a CDS encoding serine/threonine-protein kinase, encoding MQLFSSIPPVPAPLSVPPESAGSLPRGSLLDETYRVLRRIGAGGMGAVYLVEHVARGKRHAAKVVARTGDDEGVVRLEREARALELLDHPNIVRAAHLGQTPDGLVYIVMELLEGEDLGQRLARARASGDRLSDDEVRGLVPQLLSALAAAHAAGIVHRDLKPDNLFLARGPDGDPPTLKVVDFGVSKLRSEHPLTRIGQVLGTPVYTAPEQSRQSARVDHRADIYSVGVLLYELLTGRAPFVAPNLQQLMMMHACDTATPLLELRPDLPPAVASVIGRCLEKAPEDRFGSVTQLAEAWESAWFGRSLEELPLPRLTSLSPTPRPRPRPRPARANEGAPSPPSWLGRVALAGALLVVAAVTYAVAHRYVALSSGDVLSRDNSQAMPLTSRP